One segment of Pseudobythopirellula maris DNA contains the following:
- a CDS encoding DUF1559 family PulG-like putative transporter has protein sequence MLSLAVEPGVLWGDTASWSQPALDTAIYGPLGSPGSRPLGSSFANQFMVSEGAFVEGDQINSARLGQIMAAFDTSEEIPTGLPANQYQIESLTFTARLFPAGDDPMLYEPNHVSIDDYLSDFINGGVDGRQPIELFGAGLREYDALALGENNSGALFSEATAPFSAEDGGYAIYPVVGDPTTGELVDVSNSPSGGFSATEPDNHTEAFDAVPWAVGQTSLSPGAVVPSNTTFSFEIDLGQPGVVDYLQSGLAQGALGFFVSSLHQTTQSQDGVFARWFMKEGSQFPGFEAASLSIAYDIVESFPPGDYDRNGFVDMNDYDAWVEAFGDLVATAGDGADGNADGVVDAADFTLWRDNLPPAVAPAMSVPEPASLGLLAGALVLMGASRSRSRVRAARPAGRPTGFTLVELLVVIAIIGILVSLLLPAVQSAREAARRCSCRNNIRQIGLASLNYHDVNRHLPPPKVSDQGHYRERLGGALVLLLPYLEEGNLFAGYDLTKTISDPSNTPVTTSTISAYLCPSMRLPTKTPDSGERPLGPGSYLISVQTDIYNFFEYSVGETVNDGAFDHLPKSGRYDLDLAKITDGTSKTLLAGEINYAYEPYESAPGLTPAKAGTLYTFAWAEGYPNLAWGQMATLAPQYSDVDLFNNSQLSEEEYKSVSSQATRTYRSDHPGGVNFVFLDGSVRFLRDGIDLETRKALVTRNGGEVVADSY, from the coding sequence GTGTTGTCGCTGGCGGTTGAGCCAGGCGTTCTGTGGGGCGACACGGCTTCTTGGAGCCAGCCCGCCCTCGACACCGCGATCTACGGTCCGCTCGGCTCGCCCGGTTCGCGACCGCTGGGATCGTCGTTCGCCAATCAGTTCATGGTTTCCGAGGGGGCGTTCGTCGAGGGGGACCAGATCAACTCGGCGCGGCTGGGGCAGATCATGGCGGCGTTCGACACGTCCGAGGAGATCCCTACCGGGCTGCCGGCAAACCAGTACCAGATCGAGTCGCTCACGTTCACGGCGAGACTGTTCCCGGCGGGCGACGACCCGATGCTCTACGAGCCCAACCACGTGTCGATCGACGACTACCTGAGCGATTTTATCAACGGCGGCGTCGACGGGCGCCAGCCGATCGAGCTGTTCGGCGCGGGGCTGCGGGAATACGACGCCCTCGCTTTGGGCGAGAACAACAGCGGGGCTTTGTTCAGCGAGGCCACGGCGCCCTTCAGCGCCGAGGACGGCGGCTACGCGATCTACCCGGTGGTGGGCGACCCGACCACCGGCGAGTTGGTCGACGTGTCGAACAGCCCCTCGGGCGGATTCAGCGCCACCGAGCCCGACAACCACACCGAGGCGTTCGACGCCGTGCCGTGGGCCGTTGGTCAGACGAGCCTCAGCCCGGGCGCGGTGGTGCCGTCGAACACCACGTTCTCGTTCGAGATCGATCTCGGACAGCCGGGCGTGGTGGACTACTTGCAATCGGGTCTCGCGCAAGGAGCGTTGGGGTTCTTCGTCTCGTCCCTTCACCAAACCACCCAGTCGCAAGACGGCGTGTTCGCACGCTGGTTCATGAAGGAAGGCTCGCAGTTTCCCGGTTTCGAGGCGGCGTCGTTGTCGATCGCCTACGACATCGTGGAGAGCTTCCCGCCAGGCGACTACGACCGCAACGGCTTTGTGGACATGAACGACTATGATGCGTGGGTCGAAGCCTTCGGGGACCTCGTGGCCACCGCGGGCGACGGCGCCGACGGCAACGCCGACGGCGTGGTCGACGCGGCCGACTTCACCTTGTGGCGTGACAACCTGCCGCCCGCTGTGGCGCCCGCTATGAGTGTTCCCGAGCCGGCGTCGTTGGGCTTGCTGGCGGGAGCTCTGGTCCTGATGGGTGCTTCGCGCAGCCGCAGCCGTGTTCGAGCAGCGCGGCCTGCTGGCCGACCGACCGGTTTCACGCTCGTGGAGCTCCTGGTCGTGATCGCGATCATCGGCATCCTGGTGTCGCTGCTGCTGCCGGCCGTGCAGTCGGCCCGCGAGGCGGCCCGCCGCTGCAGCTGCCGCAACAACATCCGCCAGATCGGCCTGGCCTCGCTCAACTACCACGACGTCAACCGCCACCTTCCCCCGCCTAAAGTCTCCGATCAAGGCCACTACCGCGAACGGCTGGGGGGCGCCTTGGTGCTGCTGCTGCCCTACTTGGAAGAGGGGAATCTGTTCGCCGGTTACGACCTGACGAAGACGATCAGCGACCCATCGAACACGCCGGTCACGACTTCGACGATCTCGGCCTACCTCTGCCCGTCGATGCGTTTGCCGACCAAAACTCCCGACTCGGGCGAGCGTCCCCTGGGACCGGGCAGCTACCTGATCTCGGTGCAGACCGACATCTACAATTTCTTTGAGTACTCTGTCGGCGAAACCGTCAACGATGGCGCCTTCGATCACCTCCCCAAGTCGGGCCGCTACGACTTGGACCTGGCGAAGATCACCGACGGCACGTCAAAGACGCTGCTGGCGGGCGAGATCAACTACGCCTACGAGCCGTACGAATCGGCGCCGGGGCTTACGCCGGCCAAGGCCGGCACGTTGTATACCTTCGCCTGGGCGGAGGGCTATCCGAATCTCGCCTGGGGGCAGATGGCCACGCTAGCCCCGCAGTACTCGGACGTCGACTTGTTCAACAACTCCCAGCTCAGCGAAGAAGAATACAAATCCGTCTCCTCCCAAGCCACTCGCACCTACCGCAGCGATCATCCCGGCGGGGTCAATTTCGTGTTCCTGGACGGCTCGGTGCGGTTCCTCCGCGACGGAATCGACCTCGAAACGCGTAAAGCGCTCGTCACTCGCAACGGTGGCGAAGTGGTCGCCGATAGCTATTAG
- a CDS encoding CotH kinase family protein: MLTASNLLITELMATNVSTLPSGDGEYEDWVEIHNAGEASAELSNHYLTDDLGDPTKWALPAVVLPAGGYLVVFASAPVDYEGIPIVDKQDGGGYYHTNFKLSSGGEELALVYEDPTTLAVTLVHQFAPEFPEQFPDVSYGLASDGEPRYFDAPTPGGPNGAGLMGVVGDTRFSVDRGFYDAPFEVEISSDTPLASIYYTTDGSAPGPMNGTLYSGALTIDQTTVLRAVATKIDYLATNVDTQTYLFMHDVLRQDGTAAYEAGFPGREGYEAELYGLDSEVVGQFDEDGVPIGGDNYGGQYAALLEEGLLSIPSISIVADIDDLFGDSGIYDNPSGRGPGWERPASVEWITADGYQEFQENAGLRIQGGYFRRSEKRSFRLLFKSEYGAAELQYPLFDDATDSYNTLVLRAGGNDGYSWGSARYTEQFTRDEFGRSLQNAAGRPSAHGDFAHLYINGVYWGLYNPTERPDAAFAAEYFGGEPENWDSMHADEVSEGDHLAWVAMRDKTEAAGSSLQAYLELQGLGPDGEPSGVAPLLNVESYIDYIAINVWGGNADWPFKNWWAGRDRIDATTTGFEFFNWDFENTMGNDRYRSPLDAVTLNQPFTSAGQPHQNLQANPEYRIAFADHVHKFFFNDGLLTPDKLIERYQQLADKVELAVVGESARWGDIIHSTPLTQGDWLAERDWILNEYLPNRGGYVMNEFKAYGLYPDAVAPVFSQHGGPIAPGFELSVSAPTGQVWYTLDGSDPRQIGGEINPNAILHQGGLIAVAPGTTVRARVLDNGEWSALNEAEFTSAEMGDPAALRVVELQYHPADFEGIPDDEDLEYLEILNIGAAPVSLDGVQIAGFASEAYSLDDGLTLGAGERIVVARNTAAFESVYGAGINLAPTGFGDRNLSNGGETVTLLGPTGQLLHTFSYSDDAPWPTTPDGDGPSLEIVDPLGDASDPSNWRASIYPFGSPGDAGLPIAGDYDASGVVDTDDYQAWVAAFGDAVAAPGFGADGNHNGVVDAADFTVWRDRLGDTTTLYGVAAIAPVVSLAAANSSPMDAASQAVDTRARQAVFALLSDSSFSEAAYEAPPQTPAPATASDAGLLLLYDAAPPAVREVAELLRGSVQDKGEEEAAPELVRTVGDDRFGV, from the coding sequence ATGCTCACGGCTTCGAACCTGTTGATCACCGAGCTGATGGCGACCAACGTCTCGACGCTGCCGAGTGGCGACGGCGAGTACGAAGACTGGGTCGAGATCCACAACGCCGGCGAAGCCTCGGCCGAGCTTAGCAACCACTACCTGACAGACGATCTCGGCGACCCGACGAAGTGGGCGTTGCCCGCCGTTGTGCTGCCAGCGGGTGGCTACCTGGTCGTGTTCGCGTCGGCGCCGGTCGATTACGAGGGAATCCCGATCGTCGATAAGCAGGACGGCGGCGGGTACTACCACACGAACTTCAAGCTCAGCTCCGGGGGCGAAGAGCTAGCCCTCGTCTACGAAGACCCCACAACGCTCGCCGTTACGCTCGTCCACCAGTTCGCTCCCGAGTTCCCTGAGCAGTTTCCCGATGTCTCCTACGGACTGGCCAGCGATGGCGAGCCGCGGTACTTCGACGCTCCCACCCCCGGCGGCCCGAACGGCGCGGGCCTGATGGGCGTGGTCGGGGACACCCGGTTCAGCGTCGACCGCGGCTTCTACGACGCACCGTTCGAGGTGGAGATCAGCAGCGACACGCCCCTGGCGTCGATCTACTACACAACCGATGGCTCGGCCCCCGGTCCGATGAACGGCACACTGTACAGCGGCGCCCTGACAATCGATCAGACGACGGTGCTCCGCGCGGTCGCTACCAAGATCGACTACTTGGCGACAAACGTCGACACCCAGACTTACCTATTCATGCATGATGTCTTGCGTCAGGACGGGACGGCGGCGTACGAGGCCGGATTTCCGGGTCGAGAGGGCTACGAGGCGGAACTCTACGGACTCGACTCCGAAGTGGTCGGCCAATTCGATGAAGACGGCGTCCCGATCGGTGGCGACAACTACGGCGGCCAGTACGCGGCTCTGCTCGAGGAGGGACTGCTGTCGATTCCCTCGATCTCGATTGTGGCGGATATCGACGACCTGTTTGGCGACTCTGGCATCTATGACAACCCCTCCGGGCGAGGCCCTGGATGGGAGCGGCCCGCGTCGGTCGAGTGGATCACGGCCGATGGGTACCAGGAGTTTCAAGAGAACGCGGGCCTTCGCATCCAGGGCGGATACTTCCGCAGATCCGAGAAGCGATCTTTCCGCCTGTTATTCAAGAGCGAGTATGGCGCCGCTGAGCTTCAGTACCCACTCTTCGATGACGCGACCGATTCCTACAACACCCTCGTGCTGCGGGCGGGCGGCAACGATGGCTACTCGTGGGGCAGCGCTCGCTACACGGAGCAGTTCACCCGCGACGAGTTCGGGCGCAGCCTGCAGAACGCGGCGGGACGGCCTAGTGCGCATGGCGATTTCGCCCACCTCTACATCAATGGAGTCTATTGGGGTTTGTACAACCCGACCGAACGCCCCGACGCCGCGTTCGCCGCCGAGTACTTCGGCGGCGAACCGGAGAACTGGGACTCGATGCATGCCGATGAGGTGTCGGAGGGCGATCACCTCGCCTGGGTCGCAATGCGAGACAAAACGGAAGCAGCCGGTTCTTCTCTCCAAGCCTACCTAGAACTTCAGGGGCTAGGGCCGGACGGCGAGCCCAGCGGGGTGGCGCCCCTGCTGAACGTTGAGAGCTACATCGACTACATCGCCATCAATGTGTGGGGCGGAAACGCGGATTGGCCCTTCAAGAACTGGTGGGCCGGCCGGGACCGCATCGACGCTACCACCACCGGCTTCGAGTTCTTTAACTGGGACTTCGAAAACACGATGGGCAATGATCGCTACCGCTCTCCACTGGATGCGGTGACGCTCAATCAGCCCTTCACGAGTGCGGGCCAGCCCCACCAGAACTTGCAGGCCAACCCCGAATACCGCATCGCATTCGCTGACCACGTGCACAAGTTTTTCTTCAACGACGGCTTGCTCACTCCCGACAAACTCATCGAGCGATACCAGCAATTGGCGGATAAGGTCGAGCTCGCCGTCGTCGGCGAGTCTGCCCGTTGGGGCGACATCATACACAGCACACCGCTGACCCAGGGCGACTGGCTCGCCGAGCGTGACTGGATCCTCAACGAGTACCTGCCGAATCGCGGCGGCTACGTGATGAACGAATTCAAGGCTTACGGGCTGTACCCGGACGCCGTGGCGCCGGTGTTCAGCCAGCACGGCGGGCCGATTGCTCCCGGCTTTGAGCTCTCTGTTTCCGCACCCACCGGCCAGGTGTGGTACACCCTCGACGGCTCCGATCCCCGCCAGATCGGCGGCGAGATCAACCCGAACGCGATACTACACCAGGGCGGCCTGATCGCAGTCGCTCCGGGCACGACGGTCCGCGCTCGCGTGCTCGACAACGGCGAGTGGTCTGCGCTCAATGAGGCCGAGTTCACCTCCGCCGAAATGGGCGACCCCGCCGCGCTGCGCGTCGTCGAGTTGCAGTACCACCCCGCCGATTTCGAAGGGATCCCGGACGACGAGGACCTCGAGTACCTCGAAATCCTCAACATTGGCGCGGCGCCGGTGAGCCTCGACGGCGTGCAGATCGCCGGCTTCGCCAGCGAGGCTTACTCGCTGGACGACGGCCTCACGCTCGGCGCCGGCGAGCGGATCGTCGTGGCCCGCAACACGGCCGCCTTCGAGTCGGTTTACGGCGCGGGGATCAACCTCGCCCCGACCGGCTTCGGCGACCGTAACCTCAGCAACGGCGGCGAAACGGTCACGCTCCTCGGGCCCACGGGTCAGCTCCTCCACACCTTCAGCTACAGCGACGACGCCCCATGGCCGACCACGCCCGACGGCGACGGGCCGTCGCTCGAGATCGTCGACCCGCTAGGCGACGCGAGCGACCCGAGCAACTGGCGCGCGAGCATCTACCCCTTCGGCTCGCCGGGCGACGCGGGCCTGCCGATCGCCGGCGACTACGACGCCAGCGGCGTCGTCGACACGGACGACTACCAGGCGTGGGTCGCCGCCTTCGGCGATGCGGTGGCGGCCCCCGGCTTCGGCGCCGACGGCAACCACAACGGCGTCGTCGACGCCGCCGACTTCACCGTGTGGCGGGACCGACTCGGCGACACGACCACGCTCTACGGCGTGGCGGCGATCGCGCCGGTCGTGTCGCTCGCCGCCGCCAACTCGTCTCCCATGGACGCCGCGTCGCAGGCCGTCGATACGCGCGCACGGCAAGCCGTGTTCGCCCTGTTGAGCGATTCATCGTTCAGCGAAGCCGCCTACGAGGCGCCGCCCCAAACGCCGGCGCCGGCGACCGCCTCAGACGCGGGCCTGCTGCTGCTCTACGACGCGGCGCCCCCCGCCGTGCGTGAAGTCGCCGAGCTGCTAAGAGGCTCCGTCCAAGACAAGGGCGAGGAGGAAGCGGCACCCGAGTTGGTGCGAACGGTGGGAGACGATCGCTTCGGGGTGTGA
- the katG gene encoding catalase/peroxidase HPI, whose translation MSIRSLTLIASLMAPGVALAASPDAADHAPAHEASPASAAAAPAANPHGAAANCSACPMGGAIHYITAMQASLDKVSAEKAEGNTEDAHPAADRNTKVLTMSNQDWWPNRLNLQVLHQNSAKSNPMGADFDYAEEFGKLDLAALKKDIEEVMTTSQDWWPADYGHYGPLFIRMAWHSAGTYRVTDGRGGASDGTQRFAPLNSWPDNANLDKARRLLWPVKQKYGSKISWADLMVLTGNVALESMGFETFGFAGGREDVWEPQQDVYWGPESEWLADKRYKGEHELENPLAAVQMGLIYVNPEGPNGKPDPLAAAKDIRETFGRMAMNDEETVALIAGGHTFGKAHGAATPQGNVGPEPEEAPIEEQGLGWANNHGTGAGGDTITSGLEGAWTSTPAAWSHGYFDNMFAHEWELTKSPAGAHQWTPKDGAADGTVPDAHDPNKSHAPMMFTTDLALKLDPIYGPISKRFHEHPEEFELAFAKAWYKLTHRDMGPYSRCLGPEVPEPQVWQDPVPAADYEQIDDADVADLKAKLLDSGLSASELVSTAWASAASFRGSDNRGGANGARLRLAPQKDWEVNEPEQLAKVLSKLEEIQKDFNEAQSNEAQGGDKQVSLADLIVLGGAAAIEEAAKKAGLDVSVPFAPGRTDASQEMTDADSFAPLEPTADGFRNYLAGDYDRSAEELLVDRAQLLNLTAPEMTVLVGGLRALGANHGGAQHGVLTDKPGELTNDFFVNLLDMGTEWKPADDEGVYEGLDRKSGDARWTGTRVDLVFGSNSQLRAIAEAYATDDAKQKFVDDFVAAWVKVMRLDRFDLDRAAGEASGPVAAR comes from the coding sequence ATGTCGATTCGTTCGCTAACTTTGATCGCCTCCCTGATGGCGCCCGGCGTCGCCCTGGCGGCTTCGCCCGACGCCGCCGATCACGCCCCCGCCCATGAGGCCTCTCCGGCTTCCGCCGCCGCGGCCCCCGCGGCGAATCCCCACGGCGCCGCGGCGAATTGCAGCGCCTGCCCCATGGGCGGCGCTATCCACTACATCACGGCGATGCAGGCGTCGCTCGACAAGGTCTCCGCCGAGAAGGCCGAGGGCAACACGGAAGACGCCCACCCGGCCGCCGATCGCAACACCAAAGTCTTGACGATGTCGAATCAGGACTGGTGGCCGAACCGGCTGAACTTGCAGGTGTTGCACCAGAACTCGGCCAAGAGCAACCCGATGGGCGCCGACTTCGACTACGCCGAAGAGTTCGGCAAGCTCGACCTGGCGGCGCTGAAGAAGGACATCGAGGAGGTCATGACCACCTCGCAAGACTGGTGGCCGGCCGACTACGGCCACTACGGGCCGCTCTTCATCCGCATGGCGTGGCACTCGGCCGGCACCTACCGGGTGACCGACGGCCGCGGCGGGGCTTCGGACGGCACGCAGCGCTTCGCGCCGCTCAACAGCTGGCCCGACAACGCGAACCTCGACAAGGCCCGCCGCCTCCTCTGGCCGGTCAAGCAAAAGTACGGCAGCAAGATCTCGTGGGCCGACTTGATGGTGCTCACCGGCAACGTGGCGCTCGAGTCGATGGGCTTCGAGACCTTCGGCTTCGCCGGCGGCCGCGAGGACGTTTGGGAGCCGCAGCAAGACGTCTACTGGGGCCCTGAGAGCGAGTGGCTTGCCGACAAGCGTTACAAGGGCGAGCACGAGCTCGAGAACCCACTGGCCGCCGTGCAGATGGGTCTCATCTACGTCAATCCCGAGGGCCCCAACGGCAAGCCCGACCCGCTCGCCGCCGCCAAGGACATCCGCGAGACGTTCGGCCGCATGGCGATGAACGACGAGGAGACCGTGGCGCTGATCGCCGGCGGCCACACGTTCGGCAAGGCCCACGGCGCCGCCACGCCGCAGGGCAACGTCGGCCCCGAGCCCGAAGAGGCCCCGATCGAAGAGCAGGGCCTGGGCTGGGCGAACAACCACGGCACGGGCGCCGGCGGCGACACGATCACCAGCGGGCTGGAGGGCGCCTGGACCTCGACTCCGGCCGCCTGGTCGCACGGCTACTTCGACAACATGTTCGCCCACGAGTGGGAGCTGACCAAGAGCCCGGCCGGCGCCCACCAATGGACCCCCAAGGACGGCGCCGCCGACGGCACGGTGCCCGACGCCCACGACCCCAACAAGTCGCACGCCCCGATGATGTTCACAACCGACCTGGCGCTCAAGCTCGACCCGATCTACGGGCCGATCTCCAAGCGTTTCCACGAGCACCCGGAGGAGTTTGAGCTCGCCTTCGCCAAGGCGTGGTACAAGCTCACCCACCGCGACATGGGTCCCTACTCCCGCTGCCTCGGCCCGGAGGTTCCCGAGCCGCAAGTGTGGCAAGACCCCGTGCCCGCGGCCGATTACGAGCAGATCGACGACGCCGACGTGGCCGACCTGAAGGCCAAGCTCCTCGATTCGGGCCTCTCGGCTTCCGAGCTGGTCTCGACCGCATGGGCCTCGGCGGCGTCGTTCCGTGGCTCCGACAACCGCGGCGGGGCGAACGGCGCCCGACTGCGTCTCGCGCCGCAGAAGGACTGGGAGGTCAACGAGCCGGAGCAACTGGCCAAGGTGCTCTCCAAGCTCGAGGAGATCCAGAAGGATTTCAACGAGGCCCAGAGCAATGAGGCCCAGGGCGGCGACAAGCAAGTCTCGCTCGCCGACCTGATCGTGCTCGGCGGCGCCGCCGCCATCGAAGAGGCGGCCAAGAAGGCTGGACTCGATGTCTCGGTCCCGTTCGCTCCCGGCCGCACCGACGCGTCGCAGGAGATGACCGACGCCGACTCCTTCGCCCCGCTCGAGCCGACCGCCGACGGATTCCGCAATTACCTCGCCGGCGACTACGACCGCTCGGCGGAGGAGCTGCTGGTCGACCGGGCGCAGCTGCTGAACCTCACCGCCCCCGAGATGACGGTGCTGGTCGGCGGCCTGCGGGCGCTCGGCGCCAACCACGGCGGCGCCCAGCACGGCGTGCTGACCGACAAGCCGGGCGAGCTCACGAACGACTTCTTCGTGAATCTGCTCGACATGGGTACCGAGTGGAAGCCGGCTGACGATGAGGGCGTGTACGAGGGCCTTGACCGCAAGTCGGGCGACGCCCGCTGGACCGGCACGCGGGTCGACCTGGTGTTCGGCTCGAACTCGCAGCTGCGGGCGATCGCCGAGGCTTACGCCACCGACGACGCGAAGCAGAAGTTCGTTGACGACTTCGTCGCGGCTTGGGTCAAGGTGATGCGGCTCGACCGCTTCGACCTGGACCGCGCCGCTGGCGAAGCTTCGGGCCCGGTGGCGGCTCGCTGA
- a CDS encoding glycoside hydrolase family 43 protein, with protein sequence MLRLLLAGLIAAILGGHAAAQPATSPEKAADPGVVIVPKLEGPPRAKAPSEKDFAGYAMVYFKDETHGAYLAVSRDGYSFTDVNDGDPVFLGEHLAEQHGVRDPHIARGPDGAFYLAMTDLHIYGDRKGFRSERWQRPEDAYGWGNNRALVLMKSHDLIHWTHAVYRVDSAFPELGDIGCTWAPQTIYDPAEGKMMVYFTMRFRNGAPNIYYAYANDDFTAFESTPQRLTDIDCIDADIAVVDGVYHMHYVAGGKVYYAKSDRLDQGYVARPGRIDPERVSTEAPNVFRRLDTGAYVLMYDVYAGRPNNMGFSETTDFEHYTHLGRFNEGVMKGVNFERPKHGAVTHLTESELAAVVEHWGVSLKAE encoded by the coding sequence ATGCTCCGACTTCTCTTAGCTGGTCTTATCGCCGCGATACTCGGGGGGCACGCCGCCGCCCAACCCGCGACTTCTCCTGAGAAGGCCGCTGATCCGGGCGTCGTGATCGTTCCCAAGCTGGAAGGGCCGCCACGAGCCAAGGCGCCCAGCGAAAAAGATTTCGCCGGCTACGCGATGGTCTACTTCAAGGACGAGACCCACGGCGCCTACCTCGCCGTGAGCCGAGACGGCTACTCGTTCACGGACGTCAATGACGGCGATCCGGTCTTCCTCGGCGAACATCTCGCCGAGCAGCACGGGGTCCGCGACCCGCACATCGCCCGCGGCCCCGACGGCGCTTTCTACCTCGCGATGACCGACCTGCACATCTACGGCGACCGCAAAGGTTTTCGGTCCGAGCGTTGGCAACGACCGGAGGACGCCTACGGCTGGGGCAACAACCGGGCGTTGGTGCTGATGAAGTCGCACGACCTCATCCACTGGACCCACGCCGTCTACCGGGTCGACTCGGCGTTTCCCGAGTTGGGCGACATCGGCTGCACGTGGGCCCCGCAGACGATCTACGACCCGGCGGAGGGCAAGATGATGGTCTACTTCACCATGCGTTTCCGCAACGGAGCGCCGAACATCTACTACGCTTACGCCAACGACGATTTCACCGCGTTCGAGTCGACGCCGCAGAGGCTCACGGACATCGATTGCATCGACGCCGACATCGCCGTTGTCGATGGCGTGTACCACATGCACTACGTCGCCGGCGGCAAGGTCTACTACGCCAAGTCAGACCGCCTCGACCAGGGCTACGTCGCCCGGCCGGGCCGGATCGACCCCGAGCGTGTCTCGACCGAAGCGCCGAACGTCTTCCGGCGTCTCGACACGGGGGCTTATGTGCTGATGTACGACGTCTACGCCGGCCGGCCGAACAACATGGGGTTCAGCGAGACGACCGACTTCGAGCACTACACGCACCTCGGCCGGTTCAATGAAGGCGTGATGAAGGGCGTCAACTTCGAGCGTCCCAAGCACGGCGCGGTGACCCACCTCACGGAGAGCGAACTCGCTGCGGTTGTAGAACACTGGGGTGTCTCCCTGAAAGCCGAATAA
- a CDS encoding aldo/keto reductase, whose product MKHRYLGESGLLVSRVCLGTMTFGTPGWGCDQAAADAITASYLDAGGNFIDTADMYADGVSEEMLAKSLQGRPRDGLVLATKCWFRMPYPPGEKGHPNAKGLSRKHVVDSVEKSLKRLGADFIDLFQLHGPDPNTPIEETLRACDDLVRAGKVRYLGCSNLFAWQMVKANAVAELRGLAPLVSSQNLYNLLRRDIERDILPACEAEGMGVLCWSANAGGLLTGKYDRNSGPPEGSRVGIRAKVDLPRYWNDDSFKVIDETVAVAKELGWSPVQVAVSWLLGERRVTSVIVGARTAEQIAPSLAAGAEDLPQELRDRLTDVVGFEHGYPRDWMESSFASQTGHETIEGDQGWPSWAPPLG is encoded by the coding sequence ATGAAGCACCGTTACCTCGGCGAATCGGGCCTGTTGGTCTCGCGGGTCTGTCTCGGCACGATGACGTTCGGCACGCCGGGGTGGGGCTGCGACCAGGCGGCCGCCGACGCCATCACGGCCAGCTACCTCGACGCCGGCGGCAACTTCATCGACACCGCCGACATGTACGCCGACGGCGTGTCGGAGGAGATGCTCGCCAAATCGTTGCAGGGCCGACCACGCGACGGGCTCGTGCTCGCCACGAAGTGCTGGTTCCGCATGCCTTACCCACCGGGCGAGAAGGGGCATCCGAACGCCAAGGGGTTGTCGCGCAAGCACGTGGTCGACTCGGTCGAGAAGAGCCTCAAGCGGCTCGGCGCCGACTTTATTGACCTCTTCCAACTGCACGGCCCCGATCCCAACACGCCGATCGAAGAGACCCTGCGGGCGTGCGACGACCTCGTGCGCGCGGGCAAGGTCCGCTACCTGGGCTGCAGCAACCTCTTCGCCTGGCAGATGGTCAAGGCGAACGCGGTGGCCGAACTGCGCGGCCTCGCGCCGCTGGTCAGCTCGCAGAACCTCTACAACCTGCTGCGGCGCGACATCGAGCGCGACATCCTGCCCGCCTGCGAGGCGGAGGGCATGGGCGTGCTCTGCTGGAGCGCGAACGCCGGCGGCCTGCTCACTGGCAAGTACGACCGCAACTCGGGCCCGCCCGAGGGCTCGCGTGTTGGCATCCGCGCGAAGGTCGACCTGCCGCGCTACTGGAACGACGACAGCTTCAAGGTGATCGACGAGACCGTGGCCGTGGCCAAAGAGCTCGGCTGGAGCCCGGTGCAGGTGGCGGTCTCTTGGCTGTTGGGCGAGCGCCGCGTGACCTCGGTGATCGTTGGCGCCCGCACCGCGGAGCAGATCGCCCCGAGCCTCGCCGCCGGCGCGGAAGACCTGCCGCAAGAGCTGCGCGACCGATTGACGGACGTCGTCGGCTTCGAGCACGGCTACCCACGCGACTGGATGGAAAGCTCTTTCGCCAGCCAGACCGGCCACGAGACCATCGAGGGCGATCAAGGCTGGCCAAGCTGGGCCCCGCCGCTCGGCTGA